One genomic segment of Thunnus albacares chromosome 18, fThuAlb1.1, whole genome shotgun sequence includes these proteins:
- the zgc:162472 gene encoding transcription factor TFIIIB component B'' homolog isoform X4: MFRRSRFSIRPNVSTAGRTAATSQEAPSANHEASETPKDAGETSAAAAVTDSKSVVTPSEKPTAAGDGNDQNGEGTSSSAAVQRRKRFSVKPKVAPGRPSALARTPKSPAKAVSETTTTETTTAEIPGSDVDKPTTSGQIGNRAAPQGLQSPRRRRPSEDSKQPKVQPKPTLISSDSPGPSAVPPAEDSPEQTQMSVDGSKQSESTSDSQVKEVPPRPPDKVPPSLPDKEATELSEKAKTLVSSKSGLSLTPPKFSLSRLLNDPSDLQRLEKARKLRELLKQEMHKEKKLKKTKARVKEYTLDPAKMTMRDLIRYLPMSNPMTSNLEDSAQENETIVPPSPEREESPERAQEPEVLPKIASPREEVEGEEAAAAAAAAAAVEDEEEEEDPDEAPMVPQVKVAEDGSLIIDEESLTVEVMRAKGPNPAQGRDPIFERGSTTTYSSFRKGTYSKPWSNEETDMFFLAISMVGTDFSMICQLFPHRPRSEIKNKFKKEERENTWRIDKAFRERRKLDIEYFSKLLEKILEVQKNRKKLKSLSVKNSPKKRKRKGKKAARKLSDVEEEDEEEESELPVFEEEEEEEEGEKENEDLCNEGGTPVSKPKRKRKRKNEKDASTEEPKGKKKQTGEKSNEQGEACIPEDAEAALPEDRTNADMSDKTENANGAKDTAIKPAKLSRGRAPKPLLPLGRKWGKKHPPASAKAKDSASDKGEESVSDGASKEQVNKDESPSRQASERKSASDNVSSEDEDYTVQPPRPTRYGRVPKPTKHLNYLAKEDAHSSASESTPASPGKSAACDAKPKVKCTTKRGRPSKPKSAQESKKPKLVTLRASQSDYSDEEDENERKENEVEEQWAACSSSKDSSAPAFVPAILRSPHPGISEVEETMEEDVIDFLSSEHTEVSEDESYNEAAQTLLTIGNLAHLSQSAQNQTTTQDHVTEITSVSVNETSEQLEVEIAATGVAQEETSVTETSETVATVEPQNSATDKEPLSQTGDLNIIKISDETCSEQKTTSDMDSIPQLQSSEEISKKDSPQTRRGRLSKVKPKPNLGRASRTALSKSQSGTSTAGTAEESQTVAPDLSQATEIQAAAEKTTLKLAECSPALIKDDISSENQNQSFSGAQFEPSSEPATRDTDEKLKSHAGIIETGSNNPGTSDTAVTESQVEQRSNTDSVTVQESSDGADASVTPVDHLPVCQKEESEVASTNQTRVSRFQKAKPKPKLPQASRTVRSKPQTTKDSLEKDSSSSSNLESTDKTIAETESQPTCTTCPEKPSTPVLIPSLDLDSTLIPTEELSSIAEEKTDVGLVDQVDSGAAPLDQSYPEARSESTEEQLMSHVETKVSSCNNPATSDPEITESQVRRGEEGSNSPAACVTPVEELPVSQKEESEVASSCQTRRSRLQKVKPNLPQTSRTVRSKPQTTNEPGVHMQPLKKTPSPTLMPESSDNPDNTVLVVEPQPTCSTTSPEKLESTGAASVLIPSLELGSAHEPTEELSSTVEKNTNVGPQLDSSLEGSEQNVPQRRRRFARAKPNLGSSTRTTQSQLQPEDITKCPTQHSSNITSEQQPVDNKSGQTELESTEKDGKHLTSLHSENSSSSRNDKGSSSGSIVIATPLVAENQPILTDSTAEDKSSEKPTVEGESTGNSTSSHDKMEASEDGLAESKMKSILPDNVQSTPDPKESTQQQDSENESQIKSQDSVQRGSETTEANRTTNVKSPSPKCTDDTQSSRNSPQARRGRLIKPKPNLGRSSRPPQPQQVQNTPPAAETDSGTCSEDVNASGSHRPVTELQPDIQEPVEGAIEPLSNNESSLNDAGMPSGCVTQAPENSSQDASTSSAAGTESCQSIPIFPDMLSMPSDPDEPFFILSLTEIPVSSSGEVVDSTSEPPPYLPVTDASIQQQSSVPGESAAAVERVALSNVLEPVPSQETGETGLISVKDTGPEPFAYIQSSIKENPVDPHESTGVQPPKLPDTAESSEEANIPPTKQRGNGRRAKLQVKPSTTRKKQDSKTLAAKEAELIPIQANTPEDSELSGPSVQPEAFDATAREEVVTEPQKGSSDHVDTEKETGGKNPEDSSSGAQARGTSSRNRKPKGFLSFLSETDNTAPSNSPPRGKATSKGPKAKTQPAARKQSIATPVASTSRNVAPAATLTQMPEEPRSASSTTSPTLTEVDIKQTAEHGQLHSDSPPSTSQSTAEVSQQSDCVESSSIEEEPTSVSQYFLSDIFTEVDEG; this comes from the exons ATGTTTCGTCGGTCAAGATTTAGTATTCGGCCCAATGTCAGTACAGCAGGGAGAACAGCTGCAACATCTCAGGAAGCCCCTTCAGCAAATCATGAAGCCAGTGAGACCCCCAAAGATGCCGGTGAGACcagcgctgctgctgctgtgactgACAGCAAGTCTGTTGTGACTCCGTCAGAAAAACCTACAGCCGCAGG GGATGGTAACGATCAAAATGGGGAAGGTACCAGCTCCTCAGCTGCAGTCCAGAGAAGGAAGCGTTTTTCTGTCAAGCCCAAAGTGGCTCCAGGCCGCCCATCCGCTCTTGCTCGGACGCCAAAGTCCCCTGCCAAGGCAGTCTCAGAAACCACCACTACTGAAACTACTACTGCTGAGATCCCTGGTTCAGACGTTGACAAGCCAACAACATCCGGCCAAATTGGAAATAGAGCAGCCCCTCAGGGACTTCAATCTCCAAGGCGACGGAGGCCTTCGGAAGACAGCAAGCAGCCTAAAGTGCAACCTAAACCCACTCTCATCTCTTCTGACAGTCCAGGACCTTCTGCTGTCCCTCCAGCTGAGGACTCGCCAGAACAAACCCAGATGTCGGTAGACGGCAGCAAACAATCTGAGAGCACATCAGACAGTCAAGTTAAAGAAGTTCCCCCCAGACCACCAGATAAAGTCCCCCCCTCTTTACCAGACAAAGAAGCTACTGAATTATCAGAGAAAGCCAAGACTCTCGTGTCGTCTAAGAGCGGGCTGTCACTGACACCACCAAAGTTCTCCTTGAGTAGACTCCTGAATGACCCATCAGACTTACAGAGGCTGGAAAAGGCCCGTAAGCTCAGAGAGCTGCTCAAACAAGAGATGCACAAAGAAAAG AAACTCAAGAAAACTAAGGCACGTGTTAAGGAATATACTTTAGATCCCGCCAAAATGACCATGAGGGACCTTATCCGTTATCTGCCGATGTCTAACCCCATGAC atctaATTTAGAAGACTCGGCTCAGGAGAATGAGACTATTGTCCCACCTTCTCCAGAAAGAGAGGA GTCACCGGAGAGAGCACAGGAACCTGAAGTCCTCCCCAAAATTGCAAGCCCgagggaggaggtggaaggagaagaggcggcggcggcggcggcagcagcagcagcagtggaggatgaggaggaggaggaagatccGGATGAAGCGCCCATGGTTCCGCAGGTCAAAGTAGCAGAGGATGGCTCACTGATCATTGATGAGGAGAG TTTGACAGTGGAAGTCATGCGAGCAAAAGGGCCAAACCCAGCACAGGGTCGAGATCCCATCTTCGAGCGTGGGTCCACTACGACGTACTCAAGCTTCAGAAAAGGGACCTATTCTAAGCCCTGGTCCAATGAAG AGACAGATATGTTCTTCCTGGCGATCAGCATGGTGGGCACAGACTTTTCCATGATTTGTCAACTGTTTCCTCACAGACCACGATCGGAGATAAAG AACAAATTCAAAAAAGAAGAGCGAGAGAATACCTGGAGGATTGACAAAGCTTTCA GAGAGAGGCGTAAACTGGACATAGAGTATTTTTCTAAGCTGCTAGAGAAGATTCTGGAAGTtcagaaaaacaggaagaaactcAAGTCACTTTCTGTGAAGAACTCCCCCAAGAAGCGCAAGAGAAAGG GCAAAAAAGCTGCAAGGAAGCTGAGTGAtgtagaggaggaagatgaggaagaggagagtgaACTTCCTGTctttgaggaggaggaggaggaggaagagggagagaaagagaatgaggaCCTCTGTAATGAGGGAGGAACCCCTGTTTCTAAGCCTAAAAGGAAACGGAAAAGAAAGAACGAAAAGGATGCCTCAACCGAGGAGCCAAAaggcaagaaaaaacaaacgGGTGAAAAGAGCAATGAACAAG GTGAGGCCTGCATACCTGAAGATGCTGAGGCAGCACTTCCTGAGGACCGTACAAATGCAGACAT GTCTGACAAGACTGAGAATGCAAATGGAGCCAAGGACACCGCAATCAAGCCAGCTAAACTCTCACGAGGCAGAGCACCAAAACCCCTTCTGCCACTGGGCAGGAAGTGGGGTAAAAAGCATCCACCAGCCTCCGCAAAGGCCAAAGATAGTGCGTCAGATAAAGGAGAGGAGAGCGTGAGCGATGGAGCCTCTAAAGAGCAG GTAAACAAAGACGAGTCACCTTCAAGACAAGCCAGTGAGAGGAAATCAGCCAGTGATAACGTTTCCTCTGAAGATGAAGATTACACAGTTCAACCTCCGAGACCTACCAG GTATGGGAGAGTGCCCAAACCCACCAAGCACTTAAATTACCTTGCCAAGGAAGATGCACATTCATCTGCATCTGAAAGCACTCCTGCATCACCAGGGAAATCTGCAGCTTGTGATGCCAAGCCTAAAGTCAAATGCACAACCAAGAGAGGAAGACCATCAAAGCCAAAATCAGCCCAAGAGTCCAAAAAGCCCAAACTAGTAACCCTCAGGGCTTCTCAGTCAGATTACAGcgatgaagaggatgaaaatgagagaaaggaaaatgaGGTGGAGGAGCAGTGGGCTGCGTGTAGCTCCAGTAAGGACAGCAGTGCCCCTGCGTTTGTGCCTGCCATCCTGCGCTCCCCACATCCTGGAAtttcagaggtggaagaaaCTATGGAGGAG GATGTTATAGACTTCCTTTCTTCAGAACACACAGAAG TATCTGAGGACGAAAGCTACAACGAGGCTGCTCAAACCCTGTTGACCATCGGCAACCTGGCTCATCTCTCTCAGTCAGCACAGAATCAAACAACCACACAAGATCACGTAACAG AGATAACATCAGTCAGTGTAAATGAAACCAGTGAACAACTAGAAGTAGAGATTGCAGCAACTGGTGTTGCACAAGAGGAAACAAGCgtcacagaaacatcagagaCTGTTGCCACTGTGGAACCGCAAAACAGCGCAACAGACAAGGAGCCTTTATCTCAGACTGGTGATCTAAACATTATTAAAATCAGTGATGAGACGTGTAGTGAGCAGAAAACCACTTCTGATATGGACTCAATCCCTCAATTACAGTCAAGTGAAGAGATTTCAAAGAAAGATTCTCCACAGACCAGGAGAGGACGCTTATCCAAGGTGAAACCAAAACCTAACCTTGGCAGAGCCTCAAGGACTGCACTGTCAAAATCCCAATCAGGTACATCAACAGCAGGGACAGCTGAAGAGAGCCAAACAGTTGCTCCTGACCTTTCTCAAGCCACTGAGATACAAGCAGCTGCTGAAAAAACAACCCTTAAGTTAGCAGAGTGTAGTCCAGCATTGATAAAAGATGACATTTCCTCAGAAAACCAGAATCAGAGCTTTTCTGGGGCCCAGTTTGAACCCAGTTCGGAACCAGCCACCAGAGACAcagatgaaaaactgaaatctcATGCTGGTATAATTGAAACAGGCTCTAATAATCCAGGGACATCTGACACAGCAGTCACAGAATCACAAGTTGAACAAAGGTCAAACACTGATTCAGTCACAGTCCAAGAAAGCAGCGATGGTGCTGATGCTTCTGTCACACCTGTAGATCATTTACCCGTCTGTCAGAAAGAAGAGAGTGAAGTCGCATCTACTAATCAGACCAGGGTGAGTCGATTCCAGAAAGCCAAGCCCAAACCCAAACTACCACAGGCGTCAAGAACTGTACGGTCTAAACCTCAAACAACAAAAGACTCTCTAGAGAAAGATAGCAGCTCATCTTCAAACCTTGAATCCACTGACAAAACAATAGCAGAGACAGAATCACAACCAACTTGCACCACCTGTCCTGAAAAACCAAGCACTCCAGTTTTGATACCATCCTTGGATTTAGATTCTACTCTTATACCTACAGAGGAACTGTCTTCAATTGCAGAGGAGAAGACGGATGTTGGACTTGTTGATCAGGTAGACTCAGGTGCAGCACCATTGGATCAGAGTTATCCAGAAGCCCGGTCtgaatccacagaagaacaacTGATGTCTCATGTTGAAACAAAAGTGAGTAGTTGTAATAATCCAGCGACATCTGACCCAGAAATTACAGAATCACAAGTTAGACGAGGAGAAGAAGGCAGTAACAGTCCTGCTGCATGCGTTACACCTGTGGAAGAGTTACCTGTCAGTCAGAAAGAAGAAAGTGAAGTTGCATCTTCTTGTCAGACTAGGAGGAGTCGATTACAAAAGGTCAAACCAAACCTGCCACAAACATCAAGAACTGTACGGTCTAAACCTCAAACCACAAACGAACCTGGTGTGCACATGCAGCCTTTGAAGAAAACCCCTAGCCCAACTTTAATGCCTGAATCCTCAGACAATCCTGACAATACAGTATTAGTGGTGGAACCACAACCAACCTGCAGTACCACCTCTCCTGAAAAACTTGAAAGTACTGGCGCTGCTTCAGTTTTGATACCATCATTGGAATTAGGCTCCGCTCATGAACCCACAGAGGAATTATCCTCAACtgtggagaaaaacacaaatgttggCCCTCAGCTGGACTCAAGCTTAGAGGGCTCAGAACAAAATGTACCTCAAAGAAGGCGACGTTTCGCCAGGGCCAAACCCAATTTAGGATCATCCACCAGAACAACACAGTCACAATTGCAGCCAGAGGATATCACTAAATGCCCAACACAGCACTCCTCAAATATAACCTCAGAACAACAGCCTGTGGACAATAAGAGTGGACAAACTGAACTGGAATCCACAGAGAAAGATGGCAAGCACTTGACATCCCTGCACTCAGAAAATTCATCAAGTAGTAGAAATGATAAGGGTAGCTCCTCTGGTAGTATCGTCATAGCAACACCTTTGGTTGCTGAGAATCAGCCTATATTGACAGACTCGACTGCTGAAGATAAAAGCAGTGAAAAACCCACAGTTGAAGGGGAATCCACAGGGAACAGTACTTCAAGTCACGACAAGATGGAGGCCTCAGAAGATGGTTTGGCAGAGTCAAAAATGAAATCTATACTCCCAGATAATGTACAGTCAACACCAGATCCAAAAGAAAGCACTCAGCAGCAAGATTCAGAGAATGAATCACAGATAAAAAGTCAAGATTCTGTCCAACGAGGTTCTGAGACCACTGAAGCTAATCGAACAACCAACGTCAAATCTCCATCCCCCAAATG CACTGATGATACTCAATCATCAAGAAATTCCCCTCAAGCTCGTAGAGGCAGGCTTATTAAACCTAAACCCAACCTGGGGCGCAGCAGTCGACCTCCACAGCCCCAACAAGTCCAAAACACACCACCAGCAGCAGAAACAG ATTCTGGCACTTGCTCAGAAGACGTTAATGCTTCTGGTTCACACAGACCTGTCACTGAACTCCAACCTGACATCCAGGAACCAGTAGAGGGAGCTATTGAACCACTAAGTAACAATGAGTCCTCTCTAAATGATGCTGGGATGCCCTCAGGCTGTGTGACACAAGCACCTGAGAATTCTTCCCag GATGCATCAACATCAAGTGCAGCAGGGACTGAAAGTTGTCAGAGTATCCCTATATTTCCAGACA TGCTGTCGATGCCTTCAGATCCAGATGAACcctttttcattctctctctgactgAGATCCCAGTCAGCTCCTCAGGGGAGGTGGTGGACAGCACGTCTGAGCCCCCTCCTTATCTTCCCGTAACAGATGCATCAATACAGCAACAGAG CAGTGTTCCTGGAGAGAGTGCAGCAGCGGTGGAACGTGTGGCTCTCTCTAATGTCCTTGAGCCTGTGCCCTCGCAGGAGACTGGTGAGACAGGCCTCATCAGTGTAAAAGATACCGGGCCGGAGCCGTTTGCATATATA CAGAGCTCAATCAAGGAGAATCCAGTGGATCCACATG AGAGTACTGGAGTCCAGCCACCCAAGTTACCAGATACTGCAGAGAGCAGCGAGGAGGCCAACATTCCCCCTACAAAGCAGAGAGGCAATGGAAGAAGAG CCAAACTGCAGGTTAAGCCGAGCACTACAAGGAAGAAACAAGATAGCAAGACCCTCGCTGCCAAAGAAGCAGAGCTGATCCCCATCCAAGCAAACACCCCCGAGGACTCAGAGCTTTCTGGTCCTTCTGTGCAGCCAGAAGCCTTTGATGCAACAGCAAGAGAGGAGGTTGTCACCGAACCACAGAAAGGAAGCAGTGATCATGTAGACACTGAAAAGGAGACAGGTGGAAAGAACCCCGAGGATAGCAGCTCAGGAGCACAGGCTAGAGGGACTAGTAGTCGGAATAG aaaaccaaaaggcttcctttccttcctctctgagACGGACAACACCGCCCCTTCAAACAGTCCTCCGCGAGGCAAAGCGACTTCCAAGGGGCCTAAGGCTAAAACTCAACCTGCAGCAAGAAAACAGTCTATTGCAACACCTGTGGCCTCGACATCACGCAATGTCGCTCCCGCAGCCACTCTGACACAAATGCCGGAGGAACCCCGCTCAGCGTCCTCGACCACATCACCTACACTAACAGAAGTGGATATCAAACAGACTGCTGAGCACGGCCAACTACACTCTGACTCACCTCCTAGCACTTCTCAGTCTACAGCTGAG GTTTCCCAGCAAAGTGACTGTGTGGAGAGCAGCTCAATAGAAGAGGAGCCCACAAGTGTGTCTCAGTACTTCTTAAGTGACATTTTTACAGAAGTGGACGAGGGATAA